The bacterium genomic interval GTGAAGGACGTGCTTCGTGAGCGGCTGTTCGCGGGGCGGATCCCTTCGGTCCGGGGCTGGCTGGCGGAGTGTTACTTCGGTCGAATCCGGACGCGGGCGATCGAGCGCTGCCGAGAGCATCGGGCGAGGTTCGCGATCTAAAGATATGGGACGGGAGGAGGCGTCTCCTATCCGGGTGCGATCGAGAGAGGCGCAATCATCGGTCCACGTCTCATCGGATGATGCGCCGCTGCCCGATCCTCTCGCCGGACTCCGTGTCGACTCAGGCCTGGGCCGTCGCCATCCGGCGTCGCGTGATCTGTCGGACGCGGGCGACGTAGACGACGACGAGCGGGATCGTGATCGGGAACGCGAGGAACATCGTCGCCCCTCCCAGCCAGAACGCGATCCGTTCGCTCACGGTCGTCGTCGGTGGGGCGGGGCGCCTTGGCGCGTGATCCGTCGCGCTGTAGAGGTGGTCGTAGTCGGCGAAGCGCTGCTGCATCGCCCGGACCCAGACGCGCAGCCGTTCGAGCGAGGAATCCTCCTGGAGCATCGCGCGCTCGGGGACCGGGATCGACGAGAACATCTGGACGAGGCCGAAGAGCTGGAGGTCCGCCGTGTCCGGCGTCGCCCCGCCCAGGAAGTCGCCGGACGTCTCGAGTCGGTCCTGGAGCGAGCGCATCGCCTGCAGCCCGGTCTCCGGGTCCTCGGGGCCGAGCCTCGGGCCCGCGACCTTGATCAGCAGGAAGAAGTAGAAGATCGAGAACGCCCGCCAGAAGTGGTTCCAGTGGCGTCGGAGCGCGTTGGGATGTCCATCGCGTGCGAGACTGAAGTGCGACCAGTAGGTCCAGGCGGAGTCGGTCCGCCGGAGCGCGCTGCTCAGGAAGAGTCGCGAGAGCTCGCGGGCCTCCGCCTCGGGCACGCCCGAGTATCCGACCTCGGCGAGGATCGCGGCCGAGTCGTGCATCCAGGGCGCGTCGTCGATCTTCGCCGCCGGCATGAGCACGCCCGCATCGAGAAAGACCCGGAGCGGCGGGACGGTGATCAGGGTGAAGGGAACGCCGCGATCGTGGAGGCCGAGCAGCACGGCCTGGACCCAGGGCGAGTGGTCGTTGCCGCAGACGGTGACGTGCCGGACGGACACGGCGCTACTGCTTCCTGAAGACGCGGCGGATGACGACCGGACCGTCCTCCGCGTGGATCGCGTTCGAGATCTCGAGGGTGTTCCCCGCGACGCTCCAGGTGCTCGTCACCTCGACGACTTCGTTCCGTTCGACGTGATTCAGGTTGCGCACGACCAGCTGGCCGGCTTCGCTCCAGGCCGCGCTTCGGACGACCTTCCGGTCGAGGGCATCGCGTCGTTCGCGCGGGACGCCGTCGACGAAGATCTCCTCGTCGGACCTTCGGATCGGATTGTCGTTGATGACGCGCAGGCCGCCGTGTTCCAGGGCCGTGATCGTCATCGTCGGCGTCATGACCGCCGCGGCTTTCCGCGCGATCCAGGGCGCCCGCATCGCCACGAGCATGGGCTCGACGGAATCGGAGGCATCCCGGTCGAGCAGCCAGGTGCCGACCCAGACCTCGCCGCGGGCCTCCTCCGACGCGCCCTGCGACCGATCGCTCGCCGCGGTGCTCGACGAGAGCAGCAGGAGTGCGAGAAGCGCAACGAGGGCGGTTCGGGGCAAGCGTCCGGACTCCGGTCGGGTGCGTGGCCGCGAGGGTAGCGCGACCGGGCTCGATCCGGCGGCTCACCCGCCGAGGGGCGCGCCGTCCGCGTGGTCGATCGTCGCGATCTCGGCGACCGCGTGCCGTTTGAGCTTCGTCAGCTGCTTGACCGGAACCCCGATCGGAAGCAGCGCCGCGGGGACCATGTGGTCGGCCATCCCGAAGAGCGCCTGCACGTCCGCATCCGCGCTCCCGACGAGGGTCGTGAGCGTTCCGCCGAGACCCTCGTTCCGGGCCGCGAGCAGGATGTTCCAGACGAAGGGGTAGATCGAGGCACCGGAGATGACCCCGATGCGGTCCTGGGTCGAGTCGAAGGAGGCGATCACGCGGAGGTCGGCGAAGATCACGAGGACCGCCGGCGCGGACACGACCCCGGCGAGGTAGCCGGACGGGTCCGGACCGTTCTCGATCTGCTCCGGCGTGAGCTTCGTCGGCACGATCGTGTTCCAGGGGTTCTCCCCGGCGACGAGCTGGGCCAGGTAGCGCCGGAAGGTCGGCGCCCCGGCTTCTGCGACCTTCTTCCGCTTCTCCGGATCCTTCACGACGACGACCTTCCACGGCTGACGATTGCCACCGCTCGGTGCGAACCGGGCGACGTCGAGGATCCGGTGGAGCGTCGCATCGTCGACCGGATCGTCCGTGAACTCGCGGGCCGCGAAGGTCGTCTTCATCACTTCTTTCAGGTCCATCCGTGGCGTGCTCCACTCGTAGGCGGACCGACGACCTCGAGGTCGCCGTCCGGCGGCGGGGGCTCGAACGCGGTCAGCACGCCCGAGATCAGCTGGTAGAAACCGACGAGAGTCACGACCTCGACGAGGCCGCGTTCGCCGAGGGCTTCGCGCGCCCGCTCGAGGGTGGCCTCCTCGACCCGGCGTCCGTGCACGAGCTCGACGGCGACGTCGTGGGCCGCGCCGACGCCCGGGTCCGCGAACGCCGGTCGCCGTCCGTGCCCGATCGCGTCGATCTCTTCTTGCGGGACTCCGGCGCGCCTCGCGAGCATCGTATGCGCCCACCACTCGAACTCGGCGCCCCAGGCCTGGCCGACGACCAGGATCGTGACCTCGCGGGCGGCGGGCGAGATCACGACGTCCTCGCGCATCGCCATGCCCAGCCGCTCGAACAGCAGGCCCGGCTCCGGGCTGCGCAGGAAAGCGTCGAAGGGACCGCACAGAGATCCGTCTTCGCGCAGCGTCATCGGACGGAGCGGCCCCTGGCCGCGCGGACTCTCGACGATCGCGTCGTAGAGCGCACGCTGCGACGGATCGAGCTCCTCCGGCCGGAGTGGGGTCAGGCGCGGCGCGCTCATCCCTTCTCGCTCATCTGCTTCGCGCCTTCGGAGATCTCACCCTGGTAGGTGAACGCGAAGATCTCCGCCGGCGACGCGCCGGCGGCGTGTCGCGCGTAGACCTCCTCGGGATCGAACATGTGACCGAAGACGTTCTTCGCGAAGTGGCCCTCGTCGAACCACGCGTTCATCTCGTCGCGGGTCGCGAAGTTGTCGCAGCCGATCTCGACCTCGTTCCCGTCCGGATCCTTGTAGTAGAACGAGAACTGGAAGCCGTGGTCGACGCAGTAGGCCGGGGTCAGACCCTCGTCACGCAGGCGTGCGTACGCGGTCATCAGGTCGTCGAGAGAGTCGTAGAGGTAGGCGAAGTGGGCGAGGCCCGCGGCTTCCGGATCCTGGGGCTTCGCGTTCGGCATGCGGGCGATCAGGATCCGGTGGTGCTCGTCGTCGTACGTCAGGAAGACGACGTTGTTCGTCTCGTAGAGCGGCTCGGCGTTCAGGAAGGTCTTGTAGAAGGCGACCATCTCGTCGTACTGGCCGCTCCGGAGGACGAGATGCCCGAAGCGCGCGGGCCGAAGGGGCGAGTGCTCGTCGAACTCGGGAAGGCGGGGGTTCTCCATCACGATCGGGTCCTCCAGGCTTTCGGGCGTCGTTGACCGAATCCGGCCTCGTAGGCCCCGATTCTTCCGGGTTGCATTTCGCTTGTCAAGTGAATAATGTATTTTGCATGAACCAGCGAGCCCAGCAACGAGCGGAGACCCGGGCGCGGATCGTCGAGGCGGCCGCCGAGTGCTTCGCCGAGCGCGGCTTCCGCGCGGCGAGCACCCGCGAGATCGCCGCCCGCGCCGGCGTCAACCAGGGGCTCATCACCTATCACTTCAAGAGCAAGGACGAGCTCTGGCGAGCGGCGGCCGAGTACTTCTTCGGCTTCATCCGATCGATGATTCGGGAGCGAGCCGCGGTGCTCGAAGCCCTCGGCGAAGAGGAGAGGGCGCGGGAGGCGGTGCGGGACTTCGTGCGCTTCGCGGCTGCCCACCCGGAGTTCTTTCGCTTCATGCTCGAGGCCGGCAAGCACGACGACGAACGTCTGCAGTGGCTGGTCGATCACCAGCTGCGCCCGGTCTACGCGACGATCCCGGGGCTTTCGCGCTTCGAGGACGCGGTGCGCACGCACGCCCAGTACTCGTTGATCGGGGCGGCCTCGATGATCTTCGCGGTGGCCCCCGAGGTCCAGCGCCTGACGGGGCTCGATCCGTCCAAGCCGGAGGCGGTCGAGGCCCACGCCGACTTCGTCGCCCGGCTCCTCGTTCCCTAGCGTCCCGGTCCGCGCGACCGCGCGGTCCGGGTCAGACCCCGGCCTTCATCGGGCCGATGAACGCCATCTTTCCGAGCGGTGCGCCCGCCATCCGCAGGATGTCGTAGGTCGTCGTCGCGTGGAAGTAGAAGTTCGGGAGCGAGAACGAGAGGACGAAGTTCCGGGCGGTGAAGGGGATCTCGTTCTTGCCGAGCTTGAAGATCAGGTTGCCGTCGGCGAGGGCGTCGACGTCGGCGCGATCGAGTCCGGCGAGGCCGTTCCGTGCTTCCTCGATCAGCGCCTGGAGCCCGGCGTAGTCCTTGTCGAGCTCGAAGGAGGGCGGCGAGAACGCTCCCTTCTGGATCGCCTGGATCGCGCCCCAGGAGTGGTGCGCGGTCGATACGACCTGGAAGTGGAAGGGCATCATGTCCTCCCGCATCCGCTTCATCACGATCTCCTGGAGATCGAGTCCGTTCTCCTCGGCGTGGGTCTTGCCGAGCTCGAGGATGCCGGCGGTGCCTTCGAGGATCTGGAGGTAGCTGCCGACGCTCGCGTCGTAGAACGAGATGGACATGGAATCTCCTTGGCTCCGAGTCGACCCGGAGCGCGCTGCGAGAGGGGAACGGGCGCGCGTGCGAGCATACCCACCGCCCTCGAGGAGCGGAAGCGGTCGGGCTCGCCTCTGCGCGTTCCGGGCGCGACTCGGCGTCCCGTCCGGCGGACTGCCGAGTGGTACGCTGCTGAATGACCGAAGTCAGGAGAGTCCCGTGGACGTGATCGACGCCTGGGCACAGCATCCGACCGCCCGACACACCGCCGACCCGATCTTCGCCTCGCTCCGACGCTGGGCGAAGATGCCCGACCCGGATCCCGACGTGGAGATTCCGGTCGAGGCGACGCTCGGCGCGATGGAGGCCGGGGGCGTGTCGCAGGCATTGATCAGCGCGTGGTACGCGCCGCGCAACGTGATGATCTCGAACGACGAGGTCGCGTCCTTCGTCGAGTCGTCGAAGGGGCGCTTCGTGGGCGTAGGCTCCGTCGACCTCTCGCGGCCCATGGAGGCGGTCGCGGAGATCCGGCGCTGCGTGAACGAGCTCGGATTCAAGGCGATCCGCGTCCTGCCCTGGCTGTGGGAGGTGCCACCGACCGACCGTCGCTTCTATCCGGTCTACGTCGCGTGCGCCGATCTCGGCGTTCCTTTCTGTACGCAGATCGGCCATACCGGTCCGCTCATGCCGTCCGAGGTCGGGCGTCCCTTCTATCTGGACCAGGTCGCCCTCGACTTCCCGGAGCTC includes:
- a CDS encoding glutathione S-transferase family protein encodes the protein MSVRHVTVCGNDHSPWVQAVLLGLHDRGVPFTLITVPPLRVFLDAGVLMPAAKIDDAPWMHDSAAILAEVGYSGVPEAEARELSRLFLSSALRRTDSAWTYWSHFSLARDGHPNALRRHWNHFWRAFSIFYFFLLIKVAGPRLGPEDPETGLQAMRSLQDRLETSGDFLGGATPDTADLQLFGLVQMFSSIPVPERAMLQEDSSLERLRVWVRAMQQRFADYDHLYSATDHAPRRPAPPTTTVSERIAFWLGGATMFLAFPITIPLVVVYVARVRQITRRRMATAQA
- a CDS encoding nitroreductase family protein, which translates into the protein MDLKEVMKTTFAAREFTDDPVDDATLHRILDVARFAPSGGNRQPWKVVVVKDPEKRKKVAEAGAPTFRRYLAQLVAGENPWNTIVPTKLTPEQIENGPDPSGYLAGVVSAPAVLVIFADLRVIASFDSTQDRIGVISGASIYPFVWNILLAARNEGLGGTLTTLVGSADADVQALFGMADHMVPAALLPIGVPVKQLTKLKRHAVAEIATIDHADGAPLGG
- a CDS encoding carboxymuconolactone decarboxylase family protein, with the translated sequence MSAPRLTPLRPEELDPSQRALYDAIVESPRGQGPLRPMTLREDGSLCGPFDAFLRSPEPGLLFERLGMAMREDVVISPAAREVTILVVGQAWGAEFEWWAHTMLARRAGVPQEEIDAIGHGRRPAFADPGVGAAHDVAVELVHGRRVEEATLERAREALGERGLVEVVTLVGFYQLISGVLTAFEPPPPDGDLEVVGPPTSGARHGWT
- a CDS encoding VOC family protein codes for the protein MENPRLPEFDEHSPLRPARFGHLVLRSGQYDEMVAFYKTFLNAEPLYETNNVVFLTYDDEHHRILIARMPNAKPQDPEAAGLAHFAYLYDSLDDLMTAYARLRDEGLTPAYCVDHGFQFSFYYKDPDGNEVEIGCDNFATRDEMNAWFDEGHFAKNVFGHMFDPEEVYARHAAGASPAEIFAFTYQGEISEGAKQMSEKG
- a CDS encoding TetR/AcrR family transcriptional regulator, translating into MNQRAQQRAETRARIVEAAAECFAERGFRAASTREIAARAGVNQGLITYHFKSKDELWRAAAEYFFGFIRSMIRERAAVLEALGEEERAREAVRDFVRFAAAHPEFFRFMLEAGKHDDERLQWLVDHQLRPVYATIPGLSRFEDAVRTHAQYSLIGAASMIFAVAPEVQRLTGLDPSKPEAVEAHADFVARLLVP
- a CDS encoding DUF1993 domain-containing protein, with protein sequence MSISFYDASVGSYLQILEGTAGILELGKTHAEENGLDLQEIVMKRMREDMMPFHFQVVSTAHHSWGAIQAIQKGAFSPPSFELDKDYAGLQALIEEARNGLAGLDRADVDALADGNLIFKLGKNEIPFTARNFVLSFSLPNFYFHATTTYDILRMAGAPLGKMAFIGPMKAGV
- a CDS encoding amidohydrolase family protein, with amino-acid sequence MDVIDAWAQHPTARHTADPIFASLRRWAKMPDPDPDVEIPVEATLGAMEAGGVSQALISAWYAPRNVMISNDEVASFVESSKGRFVGVGSVDLSRPMEAVAEIRRCVNELGFKAIRVLPWLWEVPPTDRRFYPVYVACADLGVPFCTQIGHTGPLMPSEVGRPFYLDQVALDFPELTIVGGHIGYPWTDEAIAVATKHERVFIDTSAYTCRRYPPQLVEYMKTNGRKKVLFGTNFPMIPPKKALEGLGDLGLDEEGQALFLAGNARRVFALEDAE